The Paramagnetospirillum magnetotacticum MS-1 genome includes a region encoding these proteins:
- a CDS encoding DUF58 domain-containing protein translates to MIGSTGSGRQGGDGSVELRAEELASRFPPLLVEAERVAQSVAQGVHGRRHAGSGDAFWQYRRAQPGDEAGSIDWRRSARSDHLYVRETEWAASQTVWLWLDSSPSMHWRSETGLPTKHSRARLLILALASLLLRGGERVASLAGGARPVSGNGALARFAEALERAGDAPPAPPIQLPRHATLVLAGDFLDPLPDLKARLEGLARSGAGGHLIQILDPAEESLPYSGRLRFQGLEGEGEMEAGRAEDLRPDYERRLAEQRDGLAAITRALGWSFATHRTDRPPAPCLLALAQKVGGLA, encoded by the coding sequence ATGATCGGCTCGACGGGTTCAGGACGACAGGGGGGTGACGGATCGGTCGAACTGCGCGCCGAGGAATTGGCGTCCCGGTTTCCGCCGCTGCTGGTCGAAGCCGAACGCGTGGCGCAAAGCGTCGCTCAGGGCGTGCACGGCCGCCGCCATGCCGGGTCCGGGGATGCCTTCTGGCAGTACCGCAGGGCTCAGCCCGGCGACGAGGCGGGCTCCATCGACTGGCGCCGCTCGGCCCGCTCCGATCATCTCTATGTGCGCGAGACGGAATGGGCGGCGTCCCAGACCGTGTGGCTGTGGCTGGATTCCTCGCCCTCCATGCACTGGCGGTCCGAGACCGGGCTGCCCACCAAACATTCCCGCGCCCGGCTGCTGATCCTCGCCCTGGCCAGCCTGCTGCTGCGCGGCGGCGAAAGGGTGGCCAGCCTGGCCGGAGGCGCAAGGCCGGTTTCCGGCAATGGGGCCCTGGCCCGCTTTGCCGAAGCCTTGGAAAGAGCGGGGGATGCCCCGCCCGCCCCGCCGATCCAACTGCCGCGCCATGCCACATTGGTGTTGGCCGGTGATTTCCTTGATCCGCTGCCCGACCTCAAGGCTCGCCTCGAAGGCTTGGCCCGATCAGGGGCCGGAGGGCATCTGATCCAGATTCTCGATCCCGCCGAGGAAAGCCTGCCCTATTCCGGCCGCCTGCGGTTTCAGGGGCTGGAGGGCGAGGGCGAGATGGAGGCGGGGCGCGCCGAGGATCTGCGCCCGGATTATGAGCGGCGGCTGGCCGAACAGCGTGACGGTCTGGCCGCCATCACCCGCGCCCTGGGCTGGAGCTTCGCCACCCACCGCACCGACCGCCCCCCGGCGCCCTGCCTGCTGGCCCTGGCGCAGAAAGTGGGGGGGCTGGCATGA